tttgagcataccatctgactAAATGCAGGAACAGTAAATTCGTATTTGAACGGCTATAACTTCAGTTCCGTTGACCCAGTTTGAAGTCtgttttgggcctgtttttaaCAAAAGTTATTTTccgaaaatgagaaattatggCCTGTTCCAAATATGAGAGTTGAGCAtatcatctgaaagagctccatctaagctttcagaaaatcaccAAAGCAAAAGCACTGGGCCAACAAACTTATGTCATGGCCACTACAGTGATATAGTGTGTTACTAACCCCTCCCCTTCACGCAGGCTGGGCGTCTCCATGAGGAGATATTCGACATCCTTGATCGAGAGGCTGATAACAGTGACAGTCTGGAGGGCTTCGTGCTCTCTCACTCCATAGCAGGTGGCACTGGGTCCGGGATGGGATCTTACCTCCTGGAGCATCTCAATGACAGGTGGccgtgataattataattattgttcttgATGTTGTTATTATTTCCAGATACCCGAAGAAGCTCATTCAAACCTACTCTGTGTTTCCCAACCTGGTGagatttgtgtgtgtatgctgcactgtacagtgtgtataattGAGAGCCACTACAGGCTTGCAGTAAATGCATCCAATACATACAGTGagtctgtatacatgtataattatacgtaagtagtactgttactgtaacagtagCCACACCTATTGTAGTTCGCCGGGAGTGCTTCTGAGTTCGCATAATGAGACTTCGACTGATTATATattccccctcccctccctctTAGAATGAGATCAGTGACGTGGTGGTGCAGCCATACAACTCCATACTGACACTGAAGCGACTCACGCTCCACGCAGACTGTGTCGTGGTGTTAGACAATACTGCCCTCAACAGGATAGCAGCAGAGAGGCTCAGAATACCAAACCCTTCACTATCACAAATCAACCAACTGGTGAGTCTATAGTAGCTTCACTGTTCTGTAtcgtagctacatgtattctTGTTCATTAAGTGTGAGGTATGATTTCCTCAATAGTTGTTGTAATTGCTTGTACATAAGTGGAGCTAAATCACTTTCGTTGTGTTTTTATTTTATGTATCAAACTCATATCTGCTATTAATTAATAAATAATAGCAGAAAGCCTCTagtttatataataatacgataataattatgagtttgATACATTATATCGAGTTTATATAATGTTTCTGGTTTCTAGATTTTACTAGTGTATGTATGATCGATCTCATTCTTGTTGCTCTTCACTACTCATTAGGTATCCACTATCATGGCTAGCAGCACAACAACCCTCCGTTACCCTGGTTACATGAACAACGATCTGATTGGTCTGATAGCCTCGCTGATCCCCACCCCCAGACTCCACTACCTCATGACTGGCTACACTCCCATCACCACTGACACTCAGGTAAGAACAGAGTCTGAGTGCCTAATTCTCTAGTTAGCTGCTTTTGCTATAATTTTTAATTATGAAGTATGTAGTTGATATTTTGTGCTGTACCTcggctacatacatgtaggactAGCATTAGTGACCAGCGTTAAATGAttcatctttgaacggccataactttagttccatTGGTCCAATGATGTTAATTTtacgattttctgaaagcttagattGAGCTCGTTTAGATGGTgtcttaaaatcaaaagtctatttttggcctgattttgacaaaataccatgggctatatatagcccatagTCTTTTccgaaaatgagaaattatggcccgtaccaaatttgagcataccatctgaaagagtctcttctaagctttcaaaaaatcataaaatcattgaatttggaccatcagaacatTTAAAAAGTCGATAATTTCATAACGCAAGACATGTAGTACGTATACACACTACTCAATATTCTGTGTTCATGTTTCtcaattattgcagagctaaaTGAATGCATACATCATCATATTTTTGTACGCAGGCCCCAAGTATTCGTAAGACTACTGTCCTGGACGTGATGAGGAGGCTACTACAGGTGAGGTGGTAGAGATCTATTAATAGCATCATGCACACTgtcttaaaatcaaaagtctatttttggcCTGATTTTGACAATACCATTGATTTACTAGCATCGTATTGACTCCTCTCAAACACGTGACTGCTTGCACCAAttcacacccccccccacttCAGCCTAAGAATGTGATGGTGTCGGCGCCCAAGGATCGTCACCACAACCATTGCTACATCTCCATCCTAAACATCATCCAAGGAGAAGTGGACCCCACTCAGGTACACAAGAGCTTGCAGAGGATCAGAGAGAGGAAGCTCGCTCAGTTCATACCCTGGGGGCCAGCAAGCATTCAGGTATACACGGGTACATCATGTGATCTCAGCAAttaagatacatgtacaaagttTTGACTACAGCTACTTTACCAAAATAATTGTGATTTTATTTGTCCTAAAAAAGTACTTTGCTATCTGGTAAAGTATGTATTTACTGGtgggtatacataattataggggccAATACGCATCACATGTGATTGAAGATAGTCccgtaacacacacacacacacacacacacacacacacacacacacacacacacacacacacacacacacacacaccacacacacacacaccctaacaccacacacacacacacacacacacacacacacacacacacacacacacacacacacactactatctatttattttgactaatgcctgttgctaattctaagaaccaacaTTTGAGGTCAAtgtttgttttgtgcttgcttCAGCTTAACCACATAGAAGAACCCACATTCCCCATGCAACCCCactatcaactacatgtaccacaaagcctggcccagacaatacacTTTATACCTAAGCCCCCCTCAGAAGTTTTCTTTTAAAAGCCAACTTGAAGTATCACAGCAAccaatatcaagtccaagttagaagaTAAGTCTTATAATTCATGTCAGCTTGACCTCAACGTTTTACAGCTtaatttacaataattattcagcatggccccaatgtgaatagatgtacaataactattgagtgttataattatagtactgtagttgtgtatgtgactgaatgcaacagatgaatggggagagttggtgcaccgttaaagactctttaacccatcattctcggctctccaggccgagcatctgtttgcttttttGTTTCTGTCTGTTCTCTGCCTTGTGGTGTTTGCCTTTCTATGTTAATtaacctatacatgtatacccttTAATTGTGCATACTTTAATTAAAGCACAGATTCTAAATTTAGGAATCAATCAGATCAGCATGTCAGCATAGCCAGTTGGCCACCCCCAGTAACATAATGTGGATCAATatggacatacatgtagacagCTAATTATGACATAAACTTCTAACCATTGGTGTGTGTAGAAACGAAGACGCTTGCAGCATTTTCTTAAAAAGCACAGCCTCACAGAAAGTAAAATCCTTTATCAATTACTACATCTACATAATTACCcaaacccccctccccctggcCTCCCCTCAGAGTATTAAAAACCAGCAGATCAGACTCAGCAGATCAGACTAAAAAATACAATTCAAAGTAAAAAGACTAGATTACAAGAACTGAAGGTAAACCACATAGTAAATTGCATATTATTGTTAGAAGTATGAatacaaataatattataactatatagctagcttaccAACTTATAGTACAGTTATTCCTGCAACCATGTGTCTCATAAGCAAGTTAACGTGTAAGTGCATTATGGAAATAGGAGAGGTGGTACCCTCTTCTCTGGTCAGAATAAGGCAGTTCCTCACAATTTattttttttgtttcaacccctccaacacacacacacacacacacacacacacacacacacacacacacacacacacacaccacacacacacacacacacacacaccacacacacacacacacacacacaccacacacacacacacacacacacaccacacacacacacaccacacacacacccacacacaaggaTTAGTTGAGAGGTTGGTATACAAATGTAATTCCCCCTTCATGGACAGCATGACAACAACGCCTGTCATTCACTCTTCTCTGTGtgtctccatgcatgcacaggttGCCCTCTCCCGCAAGCCTCCCCACATCCAGTCAGCTCATAGGGTCAGCGGACTCATGCTCGCCAACCACACCAGTATGGCATCAGTGAGTACTCAACATGTGTTAAATATTTACGTACACTTTTATACGAGTACAGAGAATTCTGGTCCTTCTATATTCCCAGTCTTCATGTATTGGCGATTATGCACAAAAACATTTGATATATGTTTTTCCCCTTTGTATATTATTGGCTtcgttacataattatgtgctagtTATGGGGGGGCCTATAAACTGTATAAGGATAGCCTCTAAACCAACCCCTCCCccatgcacactcacacacacacccacacacacacacacacccacacacacacacacacacacccacacacacacacacacacacacacacacacccacccacccacacacacacacacacacacacacacacaccagttgTTTGCAGCCAGCTGTGGACAGTTTGACAAGCTGAGGAAGAAAGAAGCTTTTCTCGACCAATTCAAGAAACAGCCAATGTTCAGTGATGACCTATCAGAGCTTGATGACTCACGGAGGGTGGTCCAAGAGGTCATTGACGAGTACAGAGCCTCTACTGAACCAGACTACATCACCAGGGGAACATCAATAGGACTCGTAAGACTATCACTATAAATGTTGTTCTACATCGATAAACTTTTCTCATTACTCCATTCTCACTAACCACTTGAAGCACATGATTTGTACCAGTAACGAGAAAAATTGGTGAATGAGCCATTTAATAAATCCAATTGGCATTTTTAATTTGGCACCTCAGGCGTGCAAGTGCGTCCACTGGT
The Halichondria panicea chromosome 14, odHalPani1.1, whole genome shotgun sequence DNA segment above includes these coding regions:
- the LOC135347363 gene encoding tubulin gamma-2 chain-like — encoded protein: MPREIITIQLGQCGNQIGMEFWKQLCAEHAISPEGILQDYAVEGIDRKDVFFYQADDEHYIPRAVLLDLEPRVIHGILTSPYAKLYNQENIYTSSHGGGAGNNWASGHSQAGRLHEEIFDILDREADNSDSLEGFVLSHSIAGGTGSGMGSYLLEHLNDRYPKKLIQTYSVFPNLNEISDVVVQPYNSILTLKRLTLHADCVVVLDNTALNRIAAERLRIPNPSLSQINQLVSTIMASSTTTLRYPGYMNNDLIGLIASLIPTPRLHYLMTGYTPITTDTQAPSIRKTTVLDVMRRLLQPKNVMVSAPKDRHHNHCYISILNIIQGEVDPTQVHKSLQRIRERKLAQFIPWGPASIQVALSRKPPHIQSAHRVSGLMLANHTSMASLFAASCGQFDKLRKKEAFLDQFKKQPMFSDDLSELDDSRRVVQEVIDEYRASTEPDYITRGTSIGLGGAKP